A region from the Streptomyces lydicus genome encodes:
- a CDS encoding TMEM165/GDT1 family protein, with the protein MFSLTVAAVVFGVVFLAELPDKTALAGLMLGTRYRASYVFAGVAAAFLVHVALAIAAGSVLTLLPHRWVQGVVGVLFLAGAAVLLFRKDDDEEEVKKPADQSFWKVSGAGFMMILVAEFGDLTQIMTANLAARYDDPLSVGTGAVLALWAVAGLGILGGRTLMKYVPLKLITKIAAGVMLVLAGFSLYEAVSG; encoded by the coding sequence GTGTTCAGCCTTACCGTCGCCGCAGTCGTCTTCGGCGTCGTCTTCCTCGCCGAACTGCCCGACAAGACCGCCCTCGCCGGCCTGATGCTCGGCACCCGCTACCGCGCCTCGTACGTCTTCGCCGGTGTCGCCGCGGCCTTCCTGGTGCATGTGGCGCTCGCCATCGCCGCGGGCAGCGTGCTGACGCTGCTCCCGCACCGCTGGGTCCAGGGTGTGGTCGGTGTCCTCTTCCTGGCGGGCGCCGCCGTGCTGCTGTTCAGGAAGGACGACGACGAGGAAGAAGTGAAGAAGCCCGCCGACCAGAGCTTCTGGAAGGTCTCCGGGGCGGGTTTCATGATGATCCTGGTCGCCGAGTTCGGTGATCTGACGCAGATCATGACCGCCAACCTCGCGGCCCGTTACGACGACCCGCTCTCGGTCGGCACCGGCGCCGTCCTGGCCCTGTGGGCGGTGGCCGGCCTGGGCATCCTGGGCGGCCGGACGCTCATGAAGTACGTGCCGCTGAAGCTCATCACCAAGATCGCGGCGGGGGTGATGCTGGTGCTGGCCGGCTTCAGCCTGTACGAGGCGGTCTCCGGCTGA
- a CDS encoding HAD-IA family hydrolase, whose protein sequence is MPATTTLTARALLLDMDSTIVNSEAVVERCWRRWAGEQGLDADEVLKVVHGRQGWATMAALLPDRPMELNLADNRRMLAQETSDTDGVVPVPGAPAFMAALATVPHALVTSADIPLSDARMGAAGLPMPAVRITAESVSASKPDPEGFLKGAAELGYAPGDCLVFEDSEAGIEAGRAAGMRVVGVGDRAAAFAPTAQVRDLTGVRVEALADGMIAVHLTD, encoded by the coding sequence ATGCCGGCCACCACCACGCTCACCGCCCGCGCCCTGCTGCTGGACATGGACAGCACGATCGTGAATTCCGAGGCGGTCGTGGAGCGCTGCTGGCGCCGCTGGGCCGGCGAGCAGGGGCTGGACGCGGACGAGGTCCTCAAGGTCGTCCACGGCAGGCAGGGCTGGGCCACCATGGCCGCACTGCTGCCGGACCGTCCCATGGAACTCAACCTGGCCGACAACCGCCGGATGCTGGCGCAGGAGACCTCCGACACGGACGGTGTGGTGCCGGTGCCCGGCGCGCCCGCCTTCATGGCCGCCCTCGCCACCGTCCCGCACGCCCTGGTGACCTCCGCCGACATCCCGCTCTCCGACGCCCGGATGGGCGCGGCGGGGCTGCCGATGCCCGCCGTGCGGATCACGGCGGAGAGCGTGAGCGCCAGCAAGCCCGACCCGGAGGGCTTCCTCAAGGGCGCGGCCGAGCTGGGTTACGCGCCCGGGGACTGCCTGGTCTTCGAGGACTCCGAGGCGGGCATCGAGGCGGGCCGGGCGGCCGGTATGCGGGTGGTCGGCGTCGGCGACCGGGCCGCGGCCTTCGCCCCCACCGCGCAGGTGCGCGACCTCACCGGCGTCCGCGTCGAGGCGCTGGCGGACGGCATGATCGCGGTGCATCTCACGGACTGA